A section of the Bacteroidota bacterium genome encodes:
- a CDS encoding ParB N-terminal domain-containing protein — MSLISIDKSNVIFHDKLSEMPIMQLKTEITDDIPNNYDIAILDIDKVLSHIHDGNFYKKFVMDDKMVGLVKFIRECNKLIPPIIRNITKNNWTIIDGQHRIGLFIHMGIMTIPFLIRKDQMKYIENLKQNNNGNT, encoded by the coding sequence ATGAGTTTAATATCTATTGATAAATCGAATGTGATATTTCACGACAAACTATCTGAAATGCCAATCATGCAACTTAAGACCGAGATAACAGATGATATACCAAATAATTATGACATTGCTATTTTGGATATTGATAAAGTGTTGAGTCATATCCATGACGGAAATTTTTACAAAAAATTTGTGATGGATGATAAAATGGTTGGATTGGTAAAATTTATAAGAGAATGTAATAAATTAATACCTCCAATTATCAGAAACATCACCAAAAACAATTGGACAATTATAGATGGACAACATCGGATTGGACTGTTTATACATATGGGTATAATGACTATTCCATTCCTCATTAGAAAAGACCAAATGAAATATATAGAAAACTTAAAACAAAACAACAATGGGAATACTTGA
- a CDS encoding FISUMP domain-containing protein, which translates to WWTSLPRNEWTTMCGISTNKGATNSSGFSALPGGIFNFDTKTFNSIGSVGNWWTSSKVDDDWSAYHRHMENNSSAIYKANWDRTSGLSVRCVKDE; encoded by the coding sequence TTGGTGGACCAGTTTGCCGCGGAATGAGTGGACTACTATGTGCGGAATATCCACTAATAAAGGCGCAACAAATAGCAGTGGGTTCTCTGCCCTTCCTGGCGGTATATTTAATTTTGATACTAAGACATTCAACTCTATTGGAAGTGTTGGCAACTGGTGGACTTCTTCAAAGGTCGATGATGATTGGAGTGCTTATCATCGTCACATGGAGAATAACTCTAGTGCTATTTATAAGGCAAATTGGGATAGGACAAGCGGTCTTTCAGTTCGTTGTGTAAAGGATGAATAA
- a CDS encoding FISUMP domain-containing protein has protein sequence MGILDFLFKKNLANYELKYKEAERKYYNQQYEAAIIDLTALVNEYPHYQCYGLMGSCYYELNKFDKALANYNKSIEKEASYEKNSMAYRRIEAVQKKLSKQKEIVDITPKEGKSIIDIDGNSYKTIILEEQTWFGENLNVTKFRNGDDIPEAITTKEWDTAGKEGKPVWCYYNNDLENGKIYGILYNWYAVNDPRGLAPEGTHIPSIEEWNRLVELLGVHTGKYMKSSNGWIENGNGTNKSMLNVLPGGYRIHRYMNLIEAKCPLTGTEDFLSIGELCCFWSVSKHSYEDCVWEGLLIYDRESISLQGNDKKHGNYIRCIVD, from the coding sequence ATGGGAATACTTGATTTTCTTTTCAAAAAGAATCTTGCCAATTATGAATTAAAATATAAGGAGGCGGAGAGAAAATATTATAATCAACAGTACGAAGCTGCAATAATTGATTTAACAGCATTAGTTAATGAATATCCGCACTATCAATGCTATGGTTTAATGGGTAGTTGCTATTACGAATTAAATAAGTTTGACAAGGCATTGGCAAATTACAATAAGTCTATTGAGAAAGAAGCTTCCTACGAAAAAAACAGTATGGCTTATAGAAGAATTGAAGCCGTGCAAAAGAAATTATCAAAACAAAAAGAAATTGTTGACATCACGCCGAAAGAAGGAAAAAGCATTATTGATATTGACGGGAATTCATACAAAACTATAATTCTTGAAGAACAAACTTGGTTTGGAGAAAATTTGAATGTAACAAAGTTTAGAAATGGTGATGATATACCAGAAGCAATAACAACGAAAGAATGGGATACCGCAGGTAAAGAGGGAAAACCGGTTTGGTGTTATTATAATAACGATCTTGAAAATGGCAAAATCTATGGCATACTATATAATTGGTATGCGGTTAATGACCCAAGAGGGCTTGCACCAGAAGGAACCCATATACCATCTATTGAAGAATGGAACAGATTAGTTGAATTACTAGGGGTACATACAGGTAAATATATGAAAAGCTCTAATGGGTGGATTGAAAATGGTAATGGTACAAATAAAAGTATGCTAAACGTTTTACCAGGTGGCTACCGAATCCACAGATATATGAATCTTATAGAGGCGAAATGTCCTTTAACGGGTACAGAAGATTTTCTCTCAATTGGTGAACTTTGTTGTTTTTGGAGTGTTTCCAAACATAGCTATGAAGACTGTGTCTGGGAAGGTCTCTTAATTTATGATAGAGAATCAATAAGCCTTCAAGGAAATGATAAAAAACATGGAAACTATATAAGGTGTATTGTTGACTAA